The Chloroflexaceae bacterium genome has a segment encoding these proteins:
- a CDS encoding TetR/AcrR family transcriptional regulator, producing the protein MTHSLRERRRQMLREEILEATHQLLTERGYAAMSMDELAARVGVSKPTLYNQFPTKEDLIAAMATQLIERMLALVAGERSASPLERLLRFLHTSVRLQVEHRTSTMQLWLPEIVDLLERHPHSRACLKRIDETIVATFHEAIQAGEIDPGADVPSLVRVYYALSLTPSVGRLSIVDEPDAERLADTVVDLFRRGLPRPASPVAAQNTSD; encoded by the coding sequence ATGACCCACTCACTCCGCGAACGCCGTCGCCAGATGCTCCGCGAGGAGATCCTGGAGGCCACCCACCAGTTGTTGACCGAGCGTGGCTACGCGGCCATGTCAATGGACGAACTGGCCGCCCGCGTGGGGGTCTCCAAGCCGACGCTCTACAACCAGTTTCCCACCAAAGAGGATCTGATCGCGGCAATGGCGACCCAGTTAATCGAGCGCATGCTGGCCCTGGTCGCCGGTGAGCGCTCCGCTTCGCCGCTGGAACGGCTCCTGCGCTTCCTGCACACCAGCGTGCGGCTTCAGGTTGAGCACCGCACCAGCACTATGCAACTGTGGCTGCCGGAGATCGTTGACCTGCTGGAGCGCCATCCTCACTCCCGCGCGTGCTTGAAGCGCATTGACGAAACGATCGTCGCCACCTTCCACGAGGCGATCCAGGCCGGCGAAATTGACCCCGGCGCGGATGTTCCCAGCCTGGTGCGCGTGTACTACGCCCTCAGTCTCACTCCCAGCGTCGGGCGGCTGAGCATCGTTGACGAACCCGACGCCGAACGCCTGGCCGATACGGTGGTGGATCTCTTTCGCCGGGGGTTGCCGCGACCGGCCAGCCCTGTTGCGGCGCAAAACACATCGGATTAA
- a CDS encoding 6-carboxytetrahydropterin synthase, whose product MYEVGIATHFEAAHRLAGDFGPATRMHGHTYRLEVAVSGPALRPDGTLFNITTLQDAVQALVAELHYRDLGEVPGLAGVNTTAENVARFCWEWLAGALRGLELARLSVRVWENPGAYAAYVADL is encoded by the coding sequence ATGTACGAAGTCGGCATAGCCACCCACTTCGAGGCTGCCCACCGCCTGGCGGGCGACTTCGGCCCGGCCACCCGGATGCACGGCCACACCTACCGGCTGGAGGTCGCGGTGTCCGGGCCGGCCCTGCGTCCCGATGGGACGCTCTTCAATATCACGACGCTTCAGGACGCGGTGCAGGCCCTGGTCGCCGAGTTGCACTACCGCGATCTGGGGGAGGTGCCAGGGCTGGCCGGGGTTAACACCACCGCCGAGAACGTGGCCCGCTTCTGCTGGGAATGGCTGGCGGGGGCGCTGCGCGGCCTCGAACTGGCGCGCCTCAGCGTGCGCGTCTGGGAGAACCCCGGCGCCTACGCGGCCTACGTGGCTGACTTGTGA
- a CDS encoding ring-cleaving dioxygenase, whose amino-acid sequence MNLRGIHHLTAISARIRENYRFYTRTLGLRLVKRSVNQDDVSAYHLFYADAKGTPGTDLTFFDWPVPPEQRGTRSITRVALRVAGRAALEWWKEHLDEAGVTTGPLVERDGRLALDFEDPEGQRLTLIDDGGSGEAHPWERSPVPAAYQIRGLGPITISVPDLQPTDVLLQQVLNMRPERRYAHPEHPRRTVYVYAMGPGGPGAELHVAEQPDLPPARPGAGGVHHVAFRVPDEDYDAWAARLRALRIPNSGKVDRYWFRSLYFHEPNGVLFELATDGPGFAVDEDEAALGEKVVLPPFLEPRREAILAGLKPLD is encoded by the coding sequence ATGAACCTGCGAGGCATCCATCATCTGACCGCCATCTCGGCGCGGATCCGCGAGAATTATCGCTTCTACACCCGGACCCTCGGCCTCCGTCTGGTTAAACGCAGCGTGAACCAGGACGATGTCAGCGCCTACCACCTGTTCTACGCCGACGCGAAGGGTACGCCCGGCACCGATCTGACCTTCTTCGACTGGCCGGTTCCGCCGGAGCAACGCGGCACGCGCTCAATCACGCGTGTGGCGCTGCGAGTGGCTGGACGCGCGGCCCTGGAGTGGTGGAAAGAGCATCTCGACGAAGCGGGTGTCACGACGGGGCCGCTGGTCGAGCGCGACGGACGCCTGGCGCTGGATTTTGAGGACCCGGAGGGGCAGCGCCTGACCTTGATTGACGACGGAGGCAGCGGCGAGGCGCACCCCTGGGAACGCAGTCCGGTCCCGGCGGCGTACCAGATCCGGGGCCTGGGGCCGATTACCATAAGCGTGCCTGACCTGCAGCCCACTGACGTGCTGCTGCAGCAGGTGTTGAACATGCGTCCGGAGCGCCGCTACGCGCACCCGGAGCATCCGCGGCGCACGGTCTATGTCTATGCGATGGGACCGGGGGGGCCGGGCGCCGAGTTGCACGTGGCCGAGCAGCCCGATCTGCCGCCGGCGCGCCCGGGGGCGGGCGGGGTGCACCACGTGGCCTTCCGCGTGCCTGACGAGGACTACGATGCCTGGGCCGCGCGGCTACGAGCCTTGCGCATCCCCAACAGCGGCAAGGTGGACCGCTACTGGTTTCGCAGTCTGTATTTCCACGAACCGAATGGCGTGCTGTTTGAACTGGCGACCGATGGGCCGGGCTTCGCAGTGGATGAAGACGAAGCCGCCCTCGGCGAAAAGGTGGTCCTGCCGCCCTTCCTGGAACCACGGCGCGAGGCGATCCTCGCGGGCTTGAAGCCATTGGATTAA
- the polX gene encoding DNA polymerase/3'-5' exonuclease PolX, with amino-acid sequence MTQTLSNRDVADIFLELADRMEILGEDRFRVLAYRRAGEAIADLPMPLADYRARGALEEIPGIGKTIAEKIRVILDTGALPLAERLRAEVPDGVLDLLRVPDLGPMRAGRLYRELGIASLDDLRQAVESGRLRSLKGFGPKSEERIRQGLAALAEGEQRTLLGTALATAELLLAELRAALPAVPRLAYTGSLRRGRPTVGDIDLLAAAEDAAAVTAAFVALPQVARVLGQGEVKASVLLHSGLRADLLVVAPERWGSALQHFTGSKEHNIHLRRLAQERGYSFSEQGFARPDGSLLACATEEEVYATLGLPWIPPELREDAGEFEAAAAGRLPDLIPPEALLADLHMHTRWSDGRASIAEMAAAAAARGLRYIAITDHSAYLGVTGGLDAARLREQAAEVAAVNAEWAARGASFRVLHGVEVDITNDGALALPDEALATLDLVVASLHVSLRQPREQITARLLRAIANPHVDIVGHPTGRILNRRPGADLDMEAVFRAAAAHGAILEINSGPDRLDLDAAHVRRALDLGADLAINSDAHHPDELAWTRLGVLTARRGWAPAERVVNTWPLERLLERIQRRGR; translated from the coding sequence ATGACCCAGACCCTCTCGAACCGCGATGTCGCGGACATCTTTCTGGAGCTTGCCGACCGCATGGAGATCCTCGGCGAGGATCGCTTCCGGGTGCTGGCCTACCGCCGGGCGGGCGAGGCGATCGCCGATCTGCCCATGCCGCTGGCGGACTATCGCGCCCGCGGCGCGCTGGAGGAGATCCCCGGCATCGGCAAGACTATCGCCGAGAAGATCAGAGTGATCCTCGACACCGGGGCCCTGCCCCTCGCCGAGCGCCTGCGGGCCGAGGTTCCCGACGGGGTGCTCGATCTCCTGCGGGTGCCCGATCTTGGCCCGATGCGGGCGGGCCGGCTCTACCGCGAACTGGGGATCGCCAGCCTCGACGATCTGCGGCAGGCGGTAGAGAGTGGCCGGCTGCGCTCGCTCAAGGGGTTCGGCCCGAAGAGCGAGGAACGCATCCGCCAGGGGTTGGCCGCGCTGGCCGAAGGCGAGCAGCGCACCCTGCTCGGCACGGCCCTGGCTACAGCCGAGTTGCTGCTCGCCGAGTTGCGCGCCGCGCTGCCCGCCGTGCCGCGTCTGGCCTACACCGGCAGTCTGCGCCGCGGGCGCCCGACGGTGGGCGACATTGACCTGCTGGCCGCCGCCGAGGATGCCGCCGCCGTCACTGCGGCCTTCGTCGCCCTGCCGCAGGTGGCGCGCGTGCTCGGCCAGGGCGAGGTCAAAGCCTCGGTGCTGCTCCACAGCGGGTTGCGGGCCGACCTGCTGGTGGTGGCCCCGGAACGCTGGGGCAGCGCGTTGCAGCATTTCACTGGCAGCAAGGAGCACAACATCCACCTGCGCCGGCTGGCGCAGGAGCGTGGCTACAGCTTCTCCGAACAGGGCTTCGCCCGCCCCGACGGTTCGCTGCTCGCCTGCGCGACCGAGGAGGAGGTCTATGCCACCCTGGGGTTGCCGTGGATCCCGCCGGAGCTGCGGGAGGACGCCGGAGAGTTCGAGGCCGCCGCCGCCGGGCGCCTGCCGGACCTCATCCCCCCGGAGGCGCTGCTGGCCGATCTGCACATGCACACGCGCTGGAGCGATGGACGCGCCAGCATCGCCGAGATGGCCGCTGCCGCTGCCGCCCGCGGGCTGCGCTACATTGCCATCACCGATCACAGCGCCTACCTGGGGGTCACCGGCGGCCTCGACGCGGCCCGGCTGCGCGAGCAGGCCGCCGAGGTGGCCGCGGTCAACGCCGAGTGGGCCGCTCGCGGCGCGTCCTTCCGCGTGCTCCACGGGGTTGAAGTTGACATAACAAATGACGGCGCCCTGGCACTGCCCGACGAGGCGCTGGCCACGCTCGACCTGGTGGTGGCCTCGCTCCACGTGAGCCTGCGGCAACCCCGCGAGCAGATCACGGCCCGCCTGCTGCGGGCGATCGCCAACCCGCACGTGGACATCGTCGGCCATCCCACCGGGCGCATCCTCAACCGGCGGCCCGGCGCCGACCTGGACATGGAAGCGGTGTTCCGCGCCGCCGCCGCCCACGGCGCGATCCTGGAGATCAACAGCGGCCCTGACCGGCTCGACCTCGACGCGGCCCATGTGCGCCGGGCGCTTGACCTGGGAGCTGATCTGGCCATCAACAGTGATGCGCACCATCCCGACGAACTGGCCTGGACCCGCCTGGGCGTGCTCACTGCCCGCCGGGGCTGGGCCCCCGCGGAGCGGGTGGTGAACACCTGGCCGCTCGAGCGCCTGCTGGAGCGGATACAGAGGAGAGGGAGATGA
- a CDS encoding efflux RND transporter periplasmic adaptor subunit — protein MEQAANQLRDAQDAYSTIYWRNRELEKLPVELPREARDREASALRAVQTAEAQLEQARVAFEQAQQAEIEGLQAAEAQLRQAQASLQRLLDGATAEQRAAVAAQVAQARANLEKLRGDQRAGGLEAAEASLAAARANLARITADPSAATLAAALAQVTAAEVALESARLNLDKSVLRAPFDGIVAQVNIDPGDPVGTAALPAIQIVDISELRVEVNVSDTDVARVREGMPADVSLDAIPGKTFAGTVTYVAPTATVIGNVRTYTVRITLDTLDPALRAGMSARVSIKTEG, from the coding sequence ATGGAGCAGGCCGCCAACCAGCTCCGCGACGCCCAGGACGCCTACAGCACGATCTACTGGCGCAACCGTGAACTGGAGAAGTTGCCCGTCGAGTTGCCCCGCGAGGCCCGCGACCGCGAAGCGTCGGCCCTGCGCGCCGTGCAGACCGCCGAGGCCCAGCTTGAGCAGGCCCGCGTAGCGTTTGAGCAGGCGCAGCAGGCTGAAATCGAGGGCCTGCAGGCCGCCGAGGCGCAGCTCCGCCAGGCCCAGGCCAGCCTCCAGCGGCTGCTCGATGGCGCCACCGCCGAGCAACGCGCCGCCGTGGCTGCCCAGGTGGCCCAGGCCCGGGCCAACCTCGAAAAGCTCCGCGGCGACCAGCGCGCTGGCGGTCTGGAGGCCGCCGAGGCCAGCCTGGCAGCCGCGCGAGCCAACCTGGCGCGCATCACCGCCGATCCCAGCGCGGCGACCCTGGCCGCTGCGCTGGCCCAGGTAACCGCCGCCGAAGTCGCCCTGGAATCCGCCCGGCTCAATCTCGACAAGTCGGTGCTCCGCGCGCCCTTCGACGGCATCGTCGCGCAGGTCAACATCGATCCCGGCGACCCGGTGGGTACCGCCGCTCTCCCGGCCATCCAGATCGTTGACATAAGCGAACTGCGGGTGGAGGTCAATGTCAGCGACACCGACGTGGCCCGTGTGCGTGAGGGCATGCCTGCTGACGTGAGCCTGGACGCCATTCCCGGCAAGACCTTCGCTGGAACGGTGACCTATGTCGCGCCGACTGCTACGGTGATTGGCAATGTGCGCACCTACACCGTGCGCATCACCCTCGATACCCTGGACCCAGCGCTTCGGGCGGGGATGAGCGCCAGGGTGAGCATCAAAACCGAGGGGTGA
- a CDS encoding glycosyltransferase family 4 protein: MRIAFLTVGDPARLTGGYLYHREVFARLRARGVTVTEFVASGADLAAQLAAAPGLGARFDPAPFDVVVVDALACAVCAPWLDRWRARRPLVAMVHELPSVAAGENGNDRASPPHLHTSTPPPSWEAPLLRADRLIAVSEDGARLLVERGVARERIIVASGGYDRLPRRPAAPAGPPWSALCVAQWIPRKGVLELARAWGRVARPGWRLELAGEPDADPAYGAAVRAALALAPPGSVAAHGPLSDAALSDAYARAAFFALPSRYEGYGLVFAEALAAGLPVLACAVGPLPELVGPDAGLLVPPHDDAALDAALARLMDDAALRERMALAAQARVAALPAWEGCAAAFLGALEAAIAVRKRA; the protein is encoded by the coding sequence ATGCGCATTGCCTTTCTCACCGTGGGCGACCCGGCCCGGCTCACGGGGGGCTACCTCTACCACCGTGAGGTGTTTGCCCGCCTGCGCGCCCGGGGCGTAACCGTGACCGAGTTCGTCGCCTCTGGCGCGGACCTGGCGGCGCAACTGGCTGCCGCGCCGGGCCTGGGCGCGCGCTTCGACCCGGCCCCCTTTGACGTGGTGGTAGTGGACGCCCTGGCCTGCGCCGTCTGCGCCCCCTGGCTGGACCGGTGGCGCGCCCGGCGGCCCCTCGTGGCCATGGTCCACGAACTGCCGAGCGTGGCCGCGGGCGAGAACGGCAATGATCGTGCCAGTCCTCCACACCTCCACACCTCCACACCCCCGCCCTCCTGGGAGGCCCCGCTGCTGCGCGCCGACCGGCTGATCGCCGTGAGTGAGGACGGCGCGCGCCTCCTGGTCGAACGGGGCGTGGCCCGCGAGCGGATCATCGTCGCCTCGGGCGGGTATGACCGGCTGCCACGACGCCCCGCGGCGCCCGCCGGCCCTCCCTGGTCGGCGCTGTGCGTAGCGCAGTGGATCCCCCGCAAGGGCGTGCTGGAACTGGCGCGCGCCTGGGGCCGCGTCGCCCGTCCGGGCTGGCGGCTGGAACTGGCCGGCGAGCCGGACGCCGATCCAGCCTACGGGGCGGCGGTGCGCGCGGCGCTGGCCCTGGCGCCGCCGGGCAGCGTCGCGGCTCACGGCCCGCTGAGCGACGCCGCGCTGAGCGATGCCTACGCGCGCGCCGCCTTCTTCGCCCTCCCCTCGCGCTACGAAGGCTACGGCCTGGTCTTCGCCGAGGCCCTGGCTGCCGGATTGCCCGTGCTTGCCTGCGCGGTAGGGCCGCTGCCGGAGCTCGTCGGCCCCGACGCGGGTCTCCTGGTTCCCCCGCACGATGATGCGGCTCTCGACGCGGCTCTGGCGCGCCTGATGGACGACGCGGCCCTCCGTGAACGCATGGCTCTGGCAGCGCAGGCGCGGGTCGCTGCCCTTCCCGCCTGGGAGGGCTGCGCCGCCGCCTTTCTCGGCGCGCTGGAGGCTGCCATCGCCGTCCGAAAGAGGGCGTGA
- the der gene encoding ribosome biogenesis GTPase Der has protein sequence MPKPIVAIVGRPNVGKSTFFNRLIGERRAIVEDVPGTTRDRLYGESFWNGREFTVVDTAGLLFGPEDPGLPESELHRRTREQARHAIEEADTVIFLVDGREGLTAADAEVAEILRPMAKRVVLAVNKCDNPERALDAVEFYALNLGEPIPMSAFHGLGTGDVLDRVVETFPAVEAESEEAPHLRVAIVGRPNVGKSSLLNKLTGEERSVVSAVPGTTRDTIDTTIIFDGEPVTLIDTAGIRRAGRIQPGIEKYSVLRALRAIERCDVALLLIDATDGVTAQDTHIAGMVLEAKKGIALVVNKWDLIEKDSHTYTAFEREVREAFKFVDYAPILFISALTGQRVNRVLEVARQIGRNRKQRVPTAELNEFLREAVHAQPPMATKKGAHLRLYYAVQPQVDPPVFLFFANDGSLVHWSYARYLENRLRERYGFEGTPIVIVFRSRERKEE, from the coding sequence ATGCCAAAACCGATTGTCGCCATCGTTGGCCGGCCCAACGTTGGCAAGTCAACCTTTTTCAACCGGCTGATCGGCGAACGCCGGGCCATCGTCGAAGACGTGCCGGGCACCACCCGCGACCGGCTCTATGGCGAGAGTTTCTGGAACGGGCGCGAGTTTACGGTGGTGGACACGGCGGGGCTGCTCTTCGGCCCCGAAGATCCCGGCCTGCCCGAGAGCGAGTTGCACCGCCGCACCCGCGAACAGGCCCGCCACGCCATCGAAGAGGCCGATACGGTCATCTTTCTGGTGGACGGGCGTGAAGGGCTGACCGCCGCCGACGCCGAGGTGGCCGAGATCCTGCGTCCCATGGCCAAACGGGTGGTGCTGGCGGTCAACAAGTGCGACAATCCCGAACGCGCCCTCGACGCGGTTGAGTTTTACGCCCTCAACCTGGGCGAGCCCATTCCGATGAGCGCCTTCCATGGCCTGGGTACCGGCGATGTGCTCGACCGGGTGGTCGAGACGTTTCCCGCCGTTGAGGCCGAGAGCGAAGAAGCGCCACACCTGCGGGTGGCGATCGTCGGGCGGCCCAACGTGGGCAAGTCGAGCCTGCTCAACAAGCTGACCGGCGAGGAACGCAGCGTGGTCTCAGCGGTGCCGGGCACCACCCGCGACACGATTGACACGACGATTATATTCGACGGCGAGCCGGTGACGCTGATTGACACCGCCGGCATCAGGCGCGCCGGGCGCATTCAGCCGGGGATTGAGAAGTACTCGGTGCTGCGCGCCCTGCGCGCCATCGAGCGCTGTGATGTGGCCCTGCTGCTGATTGACGCCACCGATGGCGTCACCGCGCAGGACACCCACATCGCCGGGATGGTGCTCGAGGCCAAAAAGGGCATTGCCCTGGTGGTGAACAAGTGGGACCTGATTGAGAAGGACAGCCACACGTACACCGCCTTCGAGCGCGAGGTGCGCGAGGCTTTCAAGTTTGTGGACTACGCGCCGATCCTGTTTATCTCGGCGCTCACCGGGCAACGGGTGAACCGGGTGCTGGAGGTAGCCCGGCAGATCGGGCGCAACCGCAAGCAGCGCGTGCCAACCGCTGAATTGAACGAGTTTCTCCGCGAGGCCGTGCATGCCCAGCCACCAATGGCTACCAAGAAAGGCGCACATTTGCGCCTGTATTACGCCGTGCAGCCGCAGGTTGACCCGCCGGTGTTCCTCTTCTTCGCCAACGACGGCTCCCTGGTCCACTGGTCATACGCCCGCTACCTGGAGAACCGGCTGCGCGAGCGCTACGGCTTCGAGGGCACGCCGATCGTGATCGTTTTCCGCTCGCGGGAGCGGAAGGAAGAGTAG